The Brachyhypopomus gauderio isolate BG-103 chromosome 12, BGAUD_0.2, whole genome shotgun sequence genome window below encodes:
- the htr2b gene encoding 5-hydroxytryptamine receptor 2B, producing the protein MSRYTPAPPGPNYTGWGECGVLCKNLHWASLLILMVIIPTIGGNILVILAVSLERKLQNATNYFLMSLAVADLLVGLLVMPIALVTVLFNSGWPLPEFLCPIWLFLDVLFSTASIMHLCAISLDRYIAIKKPIQHSQYKSRAKAMAKIALVWLISIGIAIPIPIKGLQSSDHPNNRTFNSNHTCLLTLESFGEFKVFGSLTAFFIPLTIMMIIYLLTIQVLRKKACLLRSRASQRFSRPSVSTVFQRDHSLPSPTENLHTLEGIKRDQVLCPTHPITGDEIPIRRMSTIGKRSMQNLSNEQRASKVLGIVFMLFVVMWCPFFITNVTSVLCNSCDNKLVEKLLDIFVWVGYISSGVNPLVYTLFNKTFREAFTRYITCNFGGRKPPKTQRRNFGTRISFHSSMTENSKLFMKHGMKNGIGAVGYQSPLRRCPAHLQPSASVTLDTLLLTENEDCKPDESMSCV; encoded by the exons ATGTCCCGGTACACGCCGGCCCCGCCGGGGCCCAACTACACGGGGTGGGGCGAATGCGGCGTCCTGTGCAAGAACCTGCACTGGGCCTCGCTGCTCATTCTCATGGTCATCATCCCCACCATCGGAGGAAACATCCTGGTCATCCTGGCCGTGTCGCTGGAACGCAAACTCCAGAACGCCACCAACTACTTCCTCATGTCCCTGGCAGTGGCCGACCTGCTGGTGGGGCTGCTGGTGATGCCAATCGCACTCGTTACTGTGCTATTCA ATTCAGGATGGCCCCTGCCAGAGTTCCTGTGTCCCATCTGGCTCTTCCTGGACGTTTTATTCTCTACTGCCTCCATCATGCACCTGTGTGCCATCTCGCTGGACCGCTACATCGCCATCAAGAAACCCATCCAGCACAGCCAGTACAAGTCCCGGGCCAAAGCCATGGCCAAGATCGCACTGGTCTGGCTCATCTCTATAG GTATCGCCATACCTATACCCATCAAAGGACTGCAAAGCTCTGACCATCCAAACAACAGAACTTTCAACAGCAACCACACCTGCCTGCTCACGCTCGAGAGCTTTGGGGAATTTAAGGTGTTTGGATCTCTAACAGCCTTCTTCATCCCACTCACAATAATGATGATCATATACCTACTGACCATTCAGGTGCTGCGTAAGAAAGCCTGCCTCCTCAGGTCCAGGGCATCTCAGCGATTCAGCAGACCCTCGGTGTCTACAGTGTTCCAAAGAGACCATTCACTGCCCTCTCCAACAGAGAACCTCCACACACTCGAAGGAATTAAGAGGGACCAAGTGCTTTGCCCCACCCACCCAATCACAGGGGACGAGATTCCCATTCGAAGAATGTCCACCATAGGAAAAAGGTCCATGCAGAACCTGAGTAACGAACAGCGGGCGTCGAAGGTCCTGGGGATCGTGttcatgttgtttgtggtcatgTGGTGTCCATTCTTCATTACCAACGTCACCTCGGTGCTCTGCAACAGCTGCGACAACAAGTTAGTCGAGAAGCTGTTGGACATCTTCGTATGGGTGGGGTACATCTCCTCCGGCGTCAACCCGCTCGTCTACACGCTTTTCAACAAGACTTTCCGCGAGGCGTTCACACGCTACATCACGTGCAACTTCGGAGGCAGGAAACCACCCAAAACACAACGCAGGAACTTCGGAACGAGAATCTCCTTCCACTCCTCCATGACGGAGAACTCCAAACTGTTCATGAAGCACGGCATGAAGAACGGCATTGGGGCCGTGGGCTACCAGAGCCCCCTGCGGCGGTGCCCAGCCCACCTGCAGCCCTCGGCCAGCGTCACGCTGGACACGCTGCTCCTCACGGAGAACGAGGACTGTAAACCCGACGAGAGCATGAGCTGCGTGTAG